The window TGCCCAGGTTGAAGAGAGTGATGGCTCCTTGGACGGATCCCCCTACATCGAATTCCTTGGGGAAGATCAAACCTTTTCTCCGGGAGAGATTCTGGGACCGGTTATAATTAAAATCACAACTTCATCAAGGGTTAAACTTCATTTTAATACAGAAGTTTATGGGAAAGCAGACCCCCGGTAAAGCAGGATCAATATTATGAAAACCAAGCATAAGAAAAGCAGTTTAACCGAATTAAAAGAACATAAAGGAATGAACAACATGAAATATGCAGGAAATTTCAAGGTCATTATCATGGTCGTATTGGTCTTGTTTTCGGCGTTAGGAGTATCCTCTGCCACAATGATCAATTTAACGGAGGATGGCGGGTTTTACGCAGAAGGACGCGTGGCCTATAATTCAACGAACAGTGTCACCCTGTATGAAGATGCGGGTATGGGATATACCCTGCTTTATAATGATCCCTATTACTCTGACAGCACAGGTATATCTGCCGCAGATGAACTCTTAAGTTTTGACATCTCCCTTTATACAACGGGATATGACAGCTTTGAGATTAATCTGCTCACCGAGGAGGATTCAATCTCCTTATACTACTATGAAAACAGCAGCTCGGGAATTGTTGATTTTGAGGCAAGCTGTTCATTCGACCTTTCAGATTATAACCTGGACGATATCTTCGGA is drawn from uncultured Desulfobacter sp. and contains these coding sequences:
- a CDS encoding PEP-CTERM sorting domain-containing protein — its product is MKTKHKKSSLTELKEHKGMNNMKYAGNFKVIIMVVLVLFSALGVSSATMINLTEDGGFYAEGRVAYNSTNSVTLYEDAGMGYTLLYNDPYYSDSTGISAADELLSFDISLYTTGYDSFEINLLTEEDSISLYYYENSSSGIVDFEASCSFDLSDYNLDDIFGLEFVLTSVDYGGITDTVDASFTISNVQTNSPVPEPASFFLLGSGLLWLARRQRKIIN